GGCAACCAGCCACATCCAACAAAAGTTTGAACCCTGGCTCCACACACATAATTTATTTTACTAATTTTATCCACAATATCTGTAAACTACTAGGTTTTTTAATGATCAAGGCAGTGTAACTATTTTTATACAGGGTTAAGTCAAAAGTTTGACAATTGCAGCAAGTGAATAAATAAATGGAATATGTTAACCTACTTGAACAACATAGTTTCCAAATTTATCTTCTGTCAAATCAAAAGCACGTTCGACAATTTCATCCATCACAGCACTTTGAGTTGCTGGATTATGGCAATGCTCCAAAACTCTCTGCAAAGATAAGGTTAGAAACTACCATTTAAAGTTACAGAATTTAATGCTTAGGAAACAGAAGGTTGCAATTTGTACCTGAATAACTCTGCAGCCATATTGGTGAGTGCAAAGCGGATAAATTTTCTGAAGTATATCCTCAATTACAAATGGAATGTGATCTTCTGGAACACACTCTATGCACTTCTGGATTACGTGGTTACCATTCTGATCAGAAATACATCTGAGAACAGAATTCTTAAGCTCACCAACAATAGATATCTTTCTCTCCAAGTCAACCACATCAATGACCTGTGGCAAATGCATGGATAAAATTCCAATCAAGCACCTCTAAAGTGAAATGACTCGTGCCTCATCAATGTCTCACTCATAATGCTGACAGAGTGACACCAATTTTAGTTAAGGTGGCATTCCATGCATGGACTTTTGGTGAAGACATAACGCTCATAACGCAAACAAAGAACAAAgcatgttcattttttttaataaacagaGATTCATTATCTCTTGTCAGCCACCATGAAAAAATGATTTGCCACATAACaattagaaaaatcataaatGGTAAATCATTTGTCATCAATTGTAGCTTTTACACATTAGCTCAATGCTAGTAGTGAGATAAGATTGAGTGTTAAAAGCAGCGGATGATTTAATCTTGGTTCAGGCTTCCACTCAAATTATTTTTGTGTACATTAAAATTCTTTTTTGTACATTACTAACAGATTTACTTTAGGAGACTACACTGCTGTCCACAATAAACTTGTAGGAAATTGATTATAAACTTGTAGAGTTTGCATGGGTTACAGATTTACATGAaccccaagaaaaaaaaagataacttaCCTTCTGAACAACTCTGCAACCATACATCTGAAAGCTGAGTTGCAAAAAGTGACCTCTGAGCTGATCTGCTAACTGGCTTAACTGGCTTTCTGTAGCAAACTCAAAAAACTGCAAATGTACAATTCTGAATGTTaggtttcaaaatataaatatgagtaATCAAATTAGCAGGACAGATAGGCGTACCTTCTGAATCACATAATTGCCAAATACATCAGTTGTCAGAGCAATAGCATTGGTCAGTATCTCTGGAAAGATTTTTTCCCTGTCATCAGCTGAGGCAACCTCTAGTTTTTGTTGAATAAAACGACTTCCAAATTGATCCATACTGCATTAAGATAAGAAGTAGATAATGTGACAAAGCATTAAAGTTGAAAATCTACAACAGGAGAATGGAAGAGAAATGTACCTAACTTCCATAACATGGCCCACTACATTAACAAGCTCCAAGGGACAAGCACCACTTCTATTTGCAAGATCCAAAGAAGACAGATCCAGGCAGTTTGCTACAGGATTATCTTGGTAGATTTGTGATCCCATATTTCTACCAGGTGTCCTCCTACTAGAGGATAACATCCGCGATTGCTGATCACCAAGATATGGAATGCCCCTCAAATGTGAATAAGCATGGGACCCTGATCTTTGCATTCTTGAATATGGAAAACGAGGTCCATCATGATATAGTATGTTGTCATTATATGAGGGACCAGATTTTGACTGAAAGACATTATCTTCCTGCAAACAACGCTGTGCAATAAGTTCTTCAAGGAAATGGTTCCTACTCCTGATTAAGTCCAAGTCTGTGATGTTGCGTCTGTTTCTCAAGGGGTTGATTATATTTACCATATCTGCATTGCTATGGTAATTATTCTCGTCAAGATTGCTTAGCTGCATCAAAGCTAGTTGATCAGCAAGAGATAGGCGATCCACATTCTTCATGTGATGGTTATTATTCCTTGAAACATAGGGACTATCCATAATACTGTTCTGCCTGCGTAGAAGACCATCTCCATATGAAGGTAGTGAATGAACATCCAAGTGCTCACAACCAAGCGTACACAAAGCATTGCCAGATAAAGGAGAACGGCAGTCATTGGCAATCTTAGAGGAAAAATGCCTGTCGTGATTACGCATTTCCATTTCATCAAGCAGGTCTTTGGCAAGGCCCCTTTCATCATATTCTAAATGATTAGACAAGTTCACCCTAGATAAAGCATTTGAAAGATCAGAGTCAGAGAGATAGGTGGACTGAAGGTCCCTTCTAGCAAAAGCATTCATCTTTCCCATGTTTGGCATGAAGCGATTCTCGGCATGCCTATGAAAGTCAGCATCATCTGTTTTGGTCTGTATCCATGGGGAACCAACATTAACTGCAGAGTGATCCAGCATAGCGCCAACACTATGAACCCGGGTTGGTCCAAATTGCTGTCCATTAAACTCTCTCGTACCATTAAGGTGGAGGCCTGGTGCTCCATTAGATAATGACTCAGAATTTCCAAAATGATCCTACAACAAACgaaataaattcaaattcaaataacCAATGCATAAACATCAAACAAAACGTAAGTCTGGAATTGGTGTTGTTGTATTGGACTAAATAGCTCATCAGCCAATCCTTTAGCTCCTCTGAGCCATGCACATTAATTAATATCCAACCGAAATGAGAGTCAATCTCATACATGCACAGGGCAGCAGTTAATTCTTTGACAGCGAAGAATTTATGGCGGTATACGCGGAGTCAAAATGGAACCCAAAACTAAAATACCTGGGCAGAAGGGCTGCGATCTATGTATCTGGAAAACACAGGAGCAAACACCCAAGAACATGGATGgatgtttttataaaaaaaaaaactgaaaacaaATGCACATCAACAATAAATTGCAAATCAAATATacaaaaacaaacaagcagaTTATTTTACAAACTTTAGTTCGCTCACTATGGGCCAAACGGCAATCCTCAAACTCTCCTCCCCATCCCTGTGAAATTCCCCAATCCAGCAACCACCACCATCTCCTTTTGATCTCATTGAAACAGAGAAGAGACCAGATGGACGGTGACTCTGTGAATCACTGGATCTTAAGCAGTGGAAGCAACATGAGTGGGAGATACATATTGTGTGAGATCGCATGGGTCCTGCAAATCACACACAGGTTCACACTTCACACACGAAGTAACCCACATGAAGTCAGATAGAACATTTCTTATCTTCCGTTAGAAATTTAGGAACCGCAAAAAAATATCCAGAGGAACTGTTGACAGAACTTTCTACAGGAAATAATGGACAGAAACTATCACTAGAAACTTAAGAAATTGTTCAGAGAATCTTTCCATAACAAAACATTGCATAGCAAACTTTCCATCAAAAGATCATTCTACAGCAGATCTTAAAACTTTCTTAACAAAACTTAGAAACTATCTTCAAGACAACTTTCTACGGAATACTACTTTCTGTTGAAAAAGCTTGTTAGTACCAAGTACAAACTTTTATTCAAAatctaaatctattcgaattaACTATCATGAagtgatgatttttttaaaaaaaaaaagtattggcCAATGTGGCACGCTGCCCCTCAAACTCCAACAGTCAACAGAGCGGCCACCCAGGaacaaaaattgaaaacatGTGTGCAGGAAAAACACATTAAACATTCAATGGACACAAGTGTTCCACGATTAGGAATTATGCATGACTGGATTGAGGAGATTACATAGCAAGGAGCAACTAGGTTCATATTCTCTCTTGATTTTGGGCATTTCATCTAAACAAGTATAAGTATCTATGGGGAAAAATAAACACCCAAACAAATAGGTCCAAAATATACTTAGGCATATACGAGAATGGGAACTGAAAAGGCTCAAAAGCAATTTATGTACAAGCTATATAATAAATGTTTACAGCACATACAGCCTGGTAAGATAATTACATGATATTTACGACATATAAGAACAGAAATAGCAAATTCTAATGGCAGGAAAATAAAGCCTATAtataattaacagaggaactaaAGAGCCCAATGGTTCAACTAAGTTGAAGTTGTCTCCATGAGTTAATCGAAGCAATCCACTGAACATCAACATGATGAAAGCACAAAGATAACACAATTTTCATGTGAGTTCTAGAAAGATAGCTAACAAGCATAATAAGCATTTAGTAGTTCTTTAAGGACGCCATATGCACTAGTATGGCATGGGAACCCATATTTTGCGGAGGAAAAAAGTGAATCTTTTGGCCGAAAGACATTGGTTTTACAACTTTTAACAATTAGTAGCAAACTTGAACGTACATAGGCAGCACAACCGAGAGAACCAACATAGATAAATCAATAGACTAAAGCCACACAGGATAAATTGAAATAAAAACGATATGACAAGAACACCACCAAACACTTCATCCAAGCATCCAAGGTACAGAACTTAAAATCCAAAAGAACTAACAAAGAAAAATTTACCTACATAGCTACACCTGAAAAATTGCAACATGAACCCACgcgagcaaaagaaaaaaacttcTTTTCATAATTTCGCTGCGCATGATTATTACTGGAACGATTCAGCCCATCAGACTGATGAAACCCCTAACAAACCCAAACCAAATAAGCCATGCCAACAAAGCTCATCCAAGAATCGAAGAAAAGAGAGATCGATAAAAATCGGAACAACCCAACCCCACAACTTGCATCTGTCAGGACACACAATCAGTAAAACAAAttcaagaaaaagaaatccaCGCTTCGTGCACATACCACGCACCGCCATCCAATCTACACCACGCGCAcaactcaaaaaaaaagaaaagaaaggcagGAAGCCAAGAACCGCTCacctgcgcggcggcgccgcgccgccggccgacctCGTCGAGCCTCGCGCCGAACCCATCCATCCCGGAGAAGaacgacccgccgccgccgcctccgccgcccccgtaaaccccctccacctcctgctgcgccaccgccgaagccgccgccgccgcggcgccctccATGGTCGGCGGCGCGCTGCCGCTCCTCATCGGGTCCCACCCCCACCCCGCATccccctccctcttctcctcctcccctccgccgccgccgccatcgccgaagGGAgccatcccctctctctcccccacaaCGCGCGCGCAAGCGAAACGAAAACTCGCGTGTGGTTTTGAACCCAAAACCCCACCCCCGCGGTCGCGCCGAAATGGGTGGGTGCGGTTTttggggtggtggcggcgccgagttagggttagggttttggttgGGTTTTAGGGCGGAGAGGGTgggggcgcgcgggcgggagaggagaggaggggagggaatgGAAATTGGGGCCCAAAATCTGGTTTTTTTGGGGTGGTTTATATAGAGAGAGGATTTCAGGTTGTGGGTTTGTTTCCTTCAGCTTAAACCTGGAgataaataaagaaagaaaacccTTTTCTTTCTGATAATTccgtgcagtttttttttttggtataggAGTTACATGATGGGACTGGGTAGATTCATAGACACTGGATGTGGGGCCAGGGTGGTCGTGTTTTTTTTCCCGGTCAGTGCTTGGGCCCAACTGTCAGTGATGTTGTTTAAGGTGGGTTTGTTCGAGTggatttaaattaataaaaaaatatgatttctctttttctaatataatataatacaaAGAAGGACGCTGATATACATAcactccctccggttctattACTCTTTACGTTTTAGACAATGTAACAGtctcaaaatatatctttgactatattttttattataatacatataataaataaatatgaatACATTGTTATAGTTACTtataagataaatctatatatattgttcttGAGTCTTTaaactaattatttttaaattcattgctagtcaaagttataaaagtttgacctaaCGTTATccaaaacataaaaaattatgtaaCCGGAGGAAGCAAATGCTATTGTCGAAAAATAAACACTTATATGTAGAATAGATTAAAACACCAAAGTAGTGTATTGATTTCTTGATCTCTTCCCTGCATCATACTACTaggttatatttatatttataggtTTATATAGCTCTAACTACAAATCCAAGTATATAGGTTTTTACATGCTTATCTTGTAGATATGGACATGTATAGGGCTGGTTGTGTCTTTCCACTTCATATTCAGCTTCCAAGGTTATCCTAGGCCGAACCCAGGTCGTTAGGGAGCTGGCTTTTTTGGAAGGTCACTTTTCAGGGCAGGCCTTCGGCATCATGGCCCCGACGGCCTCTTCCTGTCCCAGCGACAGTACGCCATCGATCTTCTGCAGCGAGCCGGCATGTTTGAATGCCACCCAACTGCCAACCCGGTTGATGCTCGCGCCAAGCTCTCCGCCTAGGAGGGTGCCCCCGTCGCCGATCCTACTGAGTACAGGAGCCTCGCCGGTGCGCTCCAGTATCTCACTCTCACCCGTCCTGAGATCGCCTATGTCGTTCAACAGGTCTCTTCATGCATGACCCTCGCGAGCCTCACCTCGCCTTGGTTAAACGCATCCTGCGCTACATCAAGGGCTCACTCTCTGCCGGCCTCCACATCGGCACCGTCCGGTCGGTTCTCTGACTGACTACTCCGACGCCGACTGGGCCAGCTGCCCCGACTCTCGTCGCTCCACCTCCGGCTACTACATCTTCCTCGGCGATAACCTGGTGTCTTAGTCCTCCAAGCGACAGACGACGGTCTCATGCTCCAGTGCCGAAGCGAAGTATCGTGCCGTTGCTCACGCGGTTGCCGAGTAATGTTGGCTCCACCAGCTACTCCAGGAGTTGCATGCTCCCATCTCCACTGCGACTGTTGTCTTCTGCGACAATGTCAGTGCTGTCTACATGACCACCAACCCGGTTCACCATTGCCGCACCAAGCACATTGAGATCGACATCCTTTTTGTTCGGGAAAAGGTGGCTCTGGGATAGGTCCGTGTGCTCCATGTTCCGTCTACACACCAGTTCGCCGATATCATGACCAAAGGCTTGCCAGTGCAGTTATTTACAGATTTTCGGTCCAGCCTTTGCATCCGTGAGCCTCTCGCTGCGACTGCGGGTGGGTATTAGGAATACTTTGCCATATATGTACAGATTGTATTGTATTGTTTCTTTCCTTGTATTCTCCTCTAATTGAGGATCTTGTACATGTGCTTCCTATATCAATACATGGTCACCCCTCCCATTGGGTGTGAGGTGTTCTCCCCATTCCATTCTACACATACAAGGACACGAAGCAAATGTAGGCAAAAGGGTAAAGATGATTTCCaaatgagaaacagtgtctacgGAAAGCAAAGTTTAATCCCAACGCGAGACTTTAGGCACTAGCCAGCCCGCTGCTcctagatgtcgctctactgTGTACTCCTAGATGTCACTCTGCTCCTAGATGTcgctagagtagtaattaattgcaTAGACACGGTCTCTAGGTTGTTAATTACCAGtgattgctgcgtatcccacagttcGTTAGAGGctggtgtagaggtggtgatagCCCCCAAGATCACCgtagtcctccctgtccgggtacgaaGTAGAGCGTGTTCTGGTAGCAGCAAGCaagccagtgcctgaagtattgagATAGGATTAAATTTAAGCTTTCTGTAGACACTGTCCTCACTTAGGAAATTCTCTCTACCCTTTGCCCATCTTTGCCTTGTGTCATTGGATGAACTTGAAAAGGAACTAGACACACATGTTTCCTGTGGAAAATCGATGCCTTGGAATAGTCccgggtgaagtgctacatcgtAGCACCCTGCGCCTGTGGATTTTATTTATGaccataagaaataccaacacttaCCAGTATTGACTCTTGCTTATTGATTATTTTGCTGCTTAGGTTGAGTGATGCGGGAATCATGGATCTTTAGGATAGTTCTTACTAGGTGTCTATCCCTAGTCGGTTTGCCTGTGTGGTAAGGGCAGGCAGGTTTTCCGCTGAACTTCTATTGACCGGTCAACTGCATATAGATGATTTAGACCAATGTTTCTAGCTATTCTTAAGTTACTTTAATTCGTGCCTTCATGTTTCTGATATCTTGGCTAAGATAACAGTGTGAAGCTAGCAACCTCCTGAGACTAGCCGATCACAAGTTAGAGTTTTGAGCAATTGAGATGGTCGTGAAATTTAGCGATATGAGTCAAGTCCCCTGATGTAATACATTTGGTCGTCACCTTCGAGTAGTTTGATGGGCATATTTTAAGTTGAAGTTGACTGTCGGGCTATTCCATCGAAGATCTCCTGTGCTCACTACTCGGTGCTTTGGGTTTTATGTTGTGTTTGGTGTTTCGCATGCTAGATCAACGATGAGGTTGGATGGTTACTACTATTATTATTTAGGTTTAATTTAATATCCCATCCAACTAAATATTTCATGTTGTCATACTTAGTAGCCTACTCAATATCTAGCCCAGGTGTCCTGACAAGAGTTGAATCCATGGAAGCCTAATGGCGATGGTATTTTTTAGATAAATTAACTTGTGATGGCATTTTGTGGGACTAACATTCGTCGATGGCAAAACATGGAATAAGGTTAATGGCAACACTTAGAATATCTCATGTAACATTGCCCCCTGTAAAGAAGTTACTTGACACTCGACTGGAGAATGACACACACGAAATGGACAGTCATGGATACCAAAAAATGATGCATGTCAAAATTGAATATGCCAACCTTACCATGACTAACAAAACTTACACAAAGAAAACCAAGGTGGGTTCACCCTAATGTCCTCCCTTTTGCAAAGCACCTCAGACTAATACACCTTTGAGATTAcatactatataaatatatatataactttacATGAAACTTGCAGAAAACATTTCTTCTAGTAGAAACAATGATGCTAGAAAAGCATGCATTCACTTGTAGTTTTGGATTATCTTAGATAAAGATGAGTATGTGCCCACACCAGCACAGCAGAGCCCAACAACAATGATGAATACACATAGCAGTACCTGCAAGAGATGGTATTCATGTTTATTAAATGGcatatttccaaaaaaaatgagCTTGAATATTGAAATTATGGGATTTTGGTTCTTGCATATACAAAAAGAATGCTAATTAGTTCCCACTGAAAAATCCAGATTGAATTGGTGAATAGCGACGCGTAATTAATGAATATCCTTGAACTCTTTGAACTAGACAGATCAGTCTAAATTATAAGATCCATTTAATCTTCAGATTGTTCCATTACCTGGAttactatatacatatatgtattcaTCTATTCCTGGCAGAGCATACTAATATCTGTTGCATATTGTGAATATGATCAAATTAGTTTCTTGCAAATATGATCGAATTGTTTCTTCTTCAAGCCTTGTTGACCTGTTGTAAGAAAATTAAGGAAAGCTTGAAGACTACTGCATAATTTACTTGGAAACAGTACAGGATCTTTGCAGCTTGTGTTTGTCTGCATAGTCATCTGAATTGATCCCCAAGACTTCCTTTCAATTAGTCGGGAAGTAATTAagcattttcaacacaaattcgcaaaaaaaaaaacaaacgttGCCCAAGCTGGAGTTTTGATGTCGTCCACATAAGGTGAGTAAAATTAATTGGTTGCATGCTACTGAGCTTTTGCGAAATTCCCCATTGGTTTTATGACAATGTATAGGTATCTGTATATTGACCGGCGTGTAATTTAGATAGTGGGTGGTAGACAATCAGACATGGGATGAGGTAAACTTTCAGCAGTTGGAAAACTAACATAGTAATAATTTCTATATTGAACAACTATCAAATTGAAGTATTTGAGCAATTCGATGaaaataattcttatttgtACCTGATACCAAGTCACTGTTCTCCTAAGGATTGCCAAGAAGCATGCACATGGTAGAATATACGCCTAAAAccaaaaatatgtatatataaatggTATAAACAGCATGACtaagacccaaaaaaaaaaactgaaggaAAGATAACTCACCACAAACATGGTGAGGAAGGACCCAACTAGTGACATAACAAGTCCTGAAAGGGCTCAAAAACATCAATTAAATGTGAAGATTAGAACAGAAAATAAGCAACATAGTCATTTTGGAAAGTACTGATATAAGTGATGAGAAGGACTTACCGAAGAATGGAACAGAGAGAGCCACAATGAGGGAAGATAGCACAAGTGCTGATCTAAGCATGACTATGTTTGAGTATGTCTGTCGATTAGGAGGTAGCAACTCCTCCATACTAAGGGCAAGAGGAGTCATGGTCAGTGCATATGTGGTTATTAGTTAAGGATATCCAAACTGCTTCCTCCAATTCATATTTAGCTTTTGTCCTATGTCAAATTTCTCTAACTTTGACTGagtttacaaaaaaaattatcaacatctacaacatcaaattaatttGTTTCATTTAATCCACTGTGAAATATATCTTTTATAGTGACTTTTTTGTTATTATAGATGAGAAGTTTGACTTATGACAAAAGCAAAAACGGCTTACAACATGGAACAAAGTATGAAACAACATTATGAGAAACTTGAATTAAATATGCTTTTTTACAACCTAATAAATTGAAAATCTTCTTATTCCGTATAATTGAACTAGCTATCTATTAGTTTGTAATGAACTGCCAACATGTTGTTCAATAATGACAAAGTAGCGTGGGAAAATAGGTGTAAAAAAGACAAAATAACACAGTAAGGATATTTAGTTATTGGATTTGTCACCTGCAAGAAAAAGCAAAGTATACACTATCAGTAGAGTACAATATTCCTAATAACAACATTAAGTATTAGAAGCTATACCAGATGTTACAGAGAATGCTAAAGATGACTGAAATAAAGAGTCATACATAACTTAATTTTACTCAATCATACAAGTGATGCATTTATGTCAACATTGTACTAGATGTCATAGCTTCCTCTAATTTAGACAAGAACAATACCGTTGTCCAGACGGCAATCTTGGAAGCTACCAGATTAGATGGCAAGTTCAATGTGAACTGAGATTCTGTTGATTCACCAAACATTATGTATCCCATAATTGCAGCACCAGCAAACAAAACAGTAGATAATGCAATGctgtcaagaaaaaaaaacataagcaaAGCTTGGCATCACTGTTTTTTAAAGAACTTATGAATCACAGACATTTGTTCTAGGGTTATTACCAGGTGAAAATAACAGCAGGGAACTGGCTGCGTTTCTTCATGGAAGAGTAGATGTTAGGGAACACTCCATGACCTGAGTAGCAGTAGCCATACAACCCAACGGCAATGGGAATTCCTGGGAGATTCAGTGCTGTCCCTTCATCCTTGGCCTCAATGTGATCAACAAGTCCAACCCAGAACAGGCAAGCAACAATGACTATAGATGCAATCACTCCTCCAGCTATAACAGAATGAACAAGATGAGATCCAAGGCACATTGTGCAccccttttttttcccgattaTATGTATGCGCAAACACCACACTTGCACATCCGTTTGGTGTGTGTCCACATATACTCAAAGTAACAAATACCAGCAGCATATCCTTggcccactatttttttttttttgaaagagtacttgtgtgtgtgtgtaatatTCAATAAGTTCAAGTTTTGCAAATATATTTGGTGAAACAAAGGATTCCGGTGACAAGTGTTGATACCTGAAATGAAGCTTAGACAGCTGAGATCGCGAAGCCAAGTTGTTGGCATGACAATCAGAGTAGTCAGGATTGCGAATAATATATGCGCATTTATTGTAAATGTCCCAATGGTCAGGTGTGCATTGGGGAACAACTTTGACAAATTATCACTCTCTAATATCAGATACTCAATGCAACAGGCCTGTAGAGAAACATTAGGACCAATGAATATGTTGCCAATATTCTGTACAAAATAAAACAGAATGGTTCAAAGTTCAATTCATCTGTTCTTTTTAACACTACAATGTAGAATGCTTTACGGAATAAAGTTGTTCCAGTCTTAACATACAATTCTGGTATATTTGATTTATGATAACCTTTCCAGCTTCTATTCTTGCATAAATTTCAATTTTCAGTAGGGTTAATGCTTGACTTTCTTTTTCTGAAACCAAATTGCTCCACTAAACTCAATATTCTATTACAAACCATTTAGTAATACATTAATTTAACTCTTTCTGTAAATTGCGTTACTAATTTATTCGGGAGAGAGTAATGTTTTTATAGCATCAACTAATAATCTAATACAAATACACAACTAAACTGAATTGTCAGTAAGAAGTACTTACAAACAGTTCCATGTATAGAATTACCTGCAGGTTGAAAGACATCAGAAAATCAGAGTTACCACAGAATCATCATCCATGGAACAACACAATGAAAACATAACAAATTTAAACTGACAGTTTACCGAGATGACGATGCGACCGGTGGTGCCGAAAGCTGCGTGGCCAATGTCCGGGTAGGTCTCAAGGCCTTCCTTGCTGTCCAGGCAGCGTTTCAGCAGGATGCCGGTGTACCATGCCAACACAGCCAACAGAGCCAATATAATCAGCCCAAGCCAGCCACCTTGCTTGACAGCATAAGGCGTTGATAGGACCCCCACACCACACAGGACATTCACTCCTGTATATCACAGAATTGAAATAGAGAATCATATTGCTGGATTGACATATACTGTAAATTTTAACAGAGTAATTGATCTTCTCAGTTCTCACACAGACCTGGAATTTCAACTGTAACAGATGAACTGAGGCTGCAAATACTATATGAGATTCAACTTGTACTAGACATTAATATATTCAAAACCTAGAGAAACTAATTCAGCAGTGAAACTGTGTTCTTCTGTAAGGAAAATGAATTTTTGTATGGTGTTTGGTATAATTACAGTCTGAAATTACACTAAGCAGATGGTAGGATTTAAGTGTACTTACACTCTGAAAGTCTGTTTAATAGAAACACTTTCATATTCATGTTTGCAATGAGGTGTTTCCTGAGAATGGAAAGTCTTGTATatggaaaaaaatatccaaattGTTCTATAATAATAAAGAATGTCTCATCTTTTAAGAAGAATATAAGGCTTATCCTTGTTTTTCTAAGTTATTTAGGTTTAGTAAATAAAATTGTTCTATTGATTTAGAAAAAACACTAAATCCATACTCATGTCACATAATCCCTTGgtaaaaatatttgatgtttaggaAAAATTcagttatgtt
This window of the Oryza sativa Japonica Group chromosome 4, ASM3414082v1 genome carries:
- the LOC4335144 gene encoding pumilio homolog 3, encoding MAPFGDGGGGGGEEEKREGDAGWGWDPMRSGSAPPTMEGAAAAAASAVAQQEVEGVYGGGGGGGGGSFFSGMDGFGARLDEVGRRRGAAAQDHFGNSESLSNGAPGLHLNGTREFNGQQFGPTRVHSVGAMLDHSAVNVGSPWIQTKTDDADFHRHAENRFMPNMGKMNAFARRDLQSTYLSDSDLSNALSRVNLSNHLEYDERGLAKDLLDEMEMRNHDRHFSSKIANDCRSPLSGNALCTLGCEHLDVHSLPSYGDGLLRRQNSIMDSPYVSRNNNHHMKNVDRLSLADQLALMQLSNLDENNYHSNADMVNIINPLRNRRNITDLDLIRSRNHFLEELIAQRCLQEDNVFQSKSGPSYNDNILYHDGPRFPYSRMQRSGSHAYSHLRGIPYLGDQQSRMLSSSRRTPGRNMGSQIYQDNPVANCLDLSSLDLANRSGACPLELVNVVGHVMEVSMDQFGSRFIQQKLEVASADDREKIFPEILTNAIALTTDVFGNYVIQKFFEFATESQLSQLADQLRGHFLQLSFQMYGCRVVQKVIDVVDLERKISIVGELKNSVLRCISDQNGNHVIQKCIECVPEDHIPFVIEDILQKIYPLCTHQYGCRVIQRVLEHCHNPATQSAVMDEIVERAFDLTEDKFGNYVVQHVLEHGRPEERSSIIQKLSGQVVNLSQQKYASNVVEKCLSFGTPDEREGLIREIVSSGQTFQGLMKDQFGNYVVQRILQTCDDKFLVVILSSIKMHLNELKNYTFGKHIVARVEKLIITGENRVRMGSKTSQCQQSLSCTDVDANPF
- the LOC9269491 gene encoding amino acid transporter AVT1C isoform X2, which codes for MDNSVSDRSFLIDSDEEDDAAAAVEDGKRRGHGGDESDDGSDSSSSCGTPRVAAAGGGGGGRGSQPSSYTQQWPQSYRQSIDMYSSVQSPNLSFLGTPTLSRLSNSFLTASFRGKPPEIISGLIKPLLPTTAAADDEGDRRQQQHEDGRKSSQYLLPPRRPSSLQKIPEDQKPLVVGHHEVGPYRQCTYTQGVLNGVNVLCGVGVLSTPYAVKQGGWLGLIILALLAVLAWYTGILLKRCLDSKEGLETYPDIGHAAFGTTGRIVISVILYMELFACCIEYLILESDNLSKLFPNAHLTIGTFTINAHILFAILTTLIVMPTTWLRDLSCLSFISAGGVIASIVIVACLFWVGLVDHIEAKDEGTALNLPGIPIAVGLYGYCYSGHGVFPNIYSSMKKRSQFPAVIFTCIALSTVLFAGAAIMGYIMFGESTESQFTLNLPSNLVASKIAVWTTVTNPITKYALTMTPLALSMEELLPPNRQTYSNIVMLRSALVLSSLIVALSVPFFGLVMSLVGSFLTMFVAYILPCACFLAILRRTVTWYQVLLCVFIIVVGLCCAGVGTYSSLSKIIQNYK
- the LOC9269491 gene encoding amino acid transporter AVT1C isoform X1; protein product: MDNSVSDRSFLIDSDEEDDAAAAVEDGKRRGHGGDESDDGSDSSSSCGTPRVAAAGGGGGGRGSQPSSYTQQWPQSYRQSIDMYSSVQSPNLSFLGTPTLSRLSNSFLTASFRGKPPEIISGLIKPLLPTTAAADDEGDRRQQQHEDGRKSSQYLLPPRRPSSLQKIPEDQKPLVVGHHEVGPYRQCTYTQGVLNGVNVLCGVGVLSTPYAVKQGGWLGLIILALLAVLAWYTGILLKRCLDSKEGLETYPDIGHAAFGTTGRIVISVILYMELFACCIEYLILESDNLSKLFPNAHLTIGTFTINAHILFAILTTLIVMPTTWLRDLSCLSFISAGGVIASIVIVACLFWVGLVDHIEAKDEGTALNLPGIPIAVGLYGYCYSGHGVFPNIYSSMKKRSQFPAVIFTCIALSTVLFAGAAIMGYIMFGESTESQFTLNLPSNLVASKIAVWTTVTNPITKYALTMTPLALSMEELLPPNRQTYSNIVMLRSALVLSSLIVALSVPFFGLVMSLVGSFLTMFVAYILPCACFLAILRRTVTWYQVLLCVFIIVVGLCCAGVGTYSSLSKIIQNYK